The following proteins are co-located in the Leucoraja erinacea ecotype New England chromosome 4, Leri_hhj_1, whole genome shotgun sequence genome:
- the LOC129696618 gene encoding transmembrane protein 74-like: protein MTSVELCFLGQERAFPRPWKELGWGLHGSEPRISSSAPGTALFQSAGCKPARPDSKICCDQQPETSFTYVDENVNLQRACSPLSHGNCNPPCYQSSYGESRPSPDELSVFSDDSSSEDSDSPVDYGFICALLFLCSGIALVIISYVIPRDVTVDPDSVSAREMERLQRQSARIGAHLDRCVIAGLGFLTLGGMLLSTLLMISICKGQLYRRQRFSLAGRSGKIYGSFNFRLGSPNQRFSLGAEELVAID, encoded by the coding sequence atgaCTTCGGTGGAGTTGTGTTTTCTAGGCCAAGAGCGGGCGTTCCCTAGACCTTGGAAGGAATTAGGTTGGGGACTGCACGGTTCAGAACCGCGGATCTCCAGTTCAGCACCAGGGACAGCGCTGTTCCAGAGCGCCGGCTGTAAACCGGCGCGCCCGGACTCTAAGATATGCTGCGACCAGCAGCCGGAGACTTCTTTCACGTACGTTGATGAGAATGTCAACCTTCAACGAGCttgctccccactgtcacatggaAACTGCAACCCCCCGTGCTACCAGAGCTCATACGGCGAGAGCAGACCGTCGCCCGATGAACTTTCCGTGTTCTCCGATGACAGCTCGTCCGAGGACTCGGATTCCCCTGTGGATTATGGCTTCATTTGCGCCCTGCTCTTCCTCTGCAGCGGCATCGCCCTGGTCATCATATCTTACGTGATCCCTCGGGATGTGACTGTGGACCCGGACAGTGTTTCAGCCCGGGAGATGGAGCGGCTTCAGCGGCAGAGCGCCCGGATAGGCGCTCACCTGGACAGGTGTGTGATCGCTGGGCTTGGATTCTTGACTCTCGGCGGGATGCTGCTCTCCACCTTGTTGATGATATCCATCTGCAAAGGACAGTTGTACCGACGCCAGAGGTTCTCATTGGCTGGGAGATCAGGGAAGATCTACGGGTCGTTCAACTTCCGCCTGGGTTCCCCCAACCAGAGATTCTCACTGGGTGCAGAGGAGCTGGTTGCTATCGATTAA